From a region of the Pukyongiella litopenaei genome:
- a CDS encoding GcvT family protein, whose protein sequence is MAGFPTQARVVIIGGGAVGASCLYHLTRSGWTDCVLLEKNELTAGSTWHAAGNVPTFSTSWSVMNMQRYSTELYRDLGAAVAYPMNYHVTGSIRLAHSRERMQEFERASGMGRYQGMDIEILGLDGIRDRYPFLETHGLAGALYDPNDGDIDPAQLTQALAKGARDMGARIERFCPAIGVRRENGDWIVETRKGDIHCEYVVNAAGYYAQRVGEWFRPFGGRRVPMMVMSHQYMLTDEIPELAAWSRENGGKLPLLRDVDSSYYLRQEKHGLNLGPYERDCRAHWVRPEDPMPEDFSFQLYPDDLDRLEWYIEDAMARVPLLGRAGVNKVINGPIPYAPDGLPLIGPMPGVPNAFEACVFTFGIAQAGGAGKVLAEWVTEGMTEWDMWSCDPRRYTGHTDRDYCIAKGMEVYGHEYAMHFPRHEWPAGRDRKLSPVHDRTRALGGVMGVYNGWERANWFAAPGDDLSDEATRTWGRAGPWAPRIRAECEAVRDGVGMLDLPGFSRFKLQGPGADDWLRGLITGALPQIGRVGLAYFADDRGRIVTEMSVTREAEDRLVLVTAAAAQWHDREWLERHMPAECAFTIEDWTDRMSTLIVTGPKSRDLLSGLCDADLTLPWLSFQETGIAGSWVALLRVSFAGELGWELHAENADIPAIHDAVLAAGATPFGMYALNSLRIEKGYRSWKGDLSTDYSLLEGGLERFIRFDKPQDFPGKAALLAERQHGVKKRFVTLIVDAGAADAPYMSTLWHGGEIVGETTSGDWGYRVNASIALGMLRADLAVPGTAVEVEIYGERRRAVVQENRPLWDPDNARMRA, encoded by the coding sequence ATGGCCGGGTTTCCGACACAGGCGCGCGTGGTCATCATCGGGGGCGGCGCGGTGGGCGCGTCCTGCCTCTATCATCTGACCAGATCCGGCTGGACCGATTGCGTGCTGCTGGAAAAGAACGAACTGACGGCGGGATCGACCTGGCACGCCGCCGGAAACGTGCCGACCTTCTCGACCTCGTGGTCGGTGATGAACATGCAGCGCTATTCGACCGAGCTCTACCGCGATCTCGGCGCTGCCGTGGCCTATCCGATGAACTACCATGTCACCGGCTCGATCCGGCTGGCGCATTCGCGCGAGCGGATGCAGGAATTTGAACGCGCCAGCGGCATGGGCCGCTATCAGGGCATGGATATCGAGATCCTCGGCCTGGACGGGATCAGGGACCGCTATCCATTTCTGGAAACCCACGGCCTCGCCGGTGCGCTCTACGATCCCAATGACGGCGATATCGACCCGGCGCAGCTGACCCAGGCGCTGGCCAAGGGCGCGCGCGACATGGGCGCCCGGATCGAACGGTTCTGTCCCGCCATCGGGGTCCGGCGCGAAAACGGCGACTGGATCGTCGAAACCCGCAAGGGCGACATCCACTGCGAATATGTGGTCAACGCCGCCGGGTATTACGCCCAGCGCGTCGGCGAATGGTTCAGACCCTTCGGCGGGCGCAGGGTGCCGATGATGGTGATGAGCCACCAATACATGCTGACCGACGAAATCCCCGAACTCGCGGCATGGTCGCGGGAAAATGGCGGCAAGCTGCCGCTGCTGCGCGACGTGGACAGCTCCTATTACCTGCGGCAGGAAAAACACGGGTTGAACCTCGGCCCCTACGAACGCGACTGCCGGGCGCATTGGGTCCGGCCCGAGGATCCGATGCCCGAGGATTTCAGCTTCCAGCTCTATCCCGACGACCTGGATCGGCTGGAATGGTATATCGAGGACGCAATGGCCCGCGTGCCGCTGCTGGGGCGGGCGGGCGTGAACAAGGTCATCAACGGCCCGATTCCCTACGCCCCGGACGGGCTGCCGCTGATCGGGCCGATGCCCGGCGTGCCCAACGCGTTCGAGGCCTGCGTGTTCACCTTCGGCATCGCCCAGGCCGGCGGCGCCGGCAAGGTGCTGGCGGAATGGGTGACCGAAGGCATGACCGAGTGGGACATGTGGTCCTGCGACCCGCGCCGCTATACCGGCCACACCGACCGCGACTACTGCATCGCCAAGGGGATGGAGGTCTACGGCCACGAATACGCGATGCATTTCCCCCGCCACGAATGGCCGGCGGGGCGCGACAGGAAACTGTCGCCCGTGCATGACAGGACAAGGGCGCTGGGTGGCGTGATGGGGGTCTATAACGGCTGGGAACGGGCCAACTGGTTCGCCGCGCCGGGCGACGACCTGTCCGACGAGGCCACCCGGACCTGGGGCCGGGCGGGCCCCTGGGCGCCGCGCATCCGCGCCGAATGCGAGGCGGTGCGCGATGGCGTCGGCATGCTCGACCTGCCGGGGTTTTCGCGGTTCAAGCTCCAGGGGCCGGGGGCGGATGACTGGCTGCGCGGGCTGATCACCGGGGCGCTGCCGCAGATCGGCCGTGTCGGGCTGGCTTATTTCGCCGATGACCGCGGCCGGATCGTGACCGAGATGTCGGTCACGCGCGAGGCCGAGGATCGGCTGGTCCTGGTCACCGCCGCAGCCGCGCAGTGGCATGACCGGGAATGGCTGGAACGCCACATGCCCGCCGAATGCGCCTTTACGATCGAGGACTGGACCGACCGGATGTCGACGCTGATCGTGACCGGCCCGAAATCGCGCGACCTGCTGTCGGGGCTCTGCGACGCCGACCTGACCCTGCCCTGGCTGAGTTTCCAGGAAACCGGGATCGCCGGCAGCTGGGTGGCACTGCTTCGGGTTTCCTTTGCCGGGGAACTGGGGTGGGAACTGCATGCCGAAAACGCCGACATTCCCGCGATCCATGACGCGGTCCTGGCCGCCGGCGCCACGCCGTTCGGCATGTATGCGCTGAATTCGCTGCGGATCGAAAAGGGATACCGCAGCTGGAAAGGCGACCTGTCGACCGATTACTCGTTGCTCGAAGGCGGGCTGGAGCGGTTCATCCGGTTCGACAAGCCGCAGGATTTCCCCGGCAAGGCGGCGTTGCTGGCCGAGAGACAGCACGGCGTGAAGAAGCGGTTCGTCACCCTGATCGTGGATGCCGGCGCGGCGGATGCGCCTTATATGTCCACCCTCTGGCACGGGGGCGAGATCGTGGGGGAAACCACATCGGGCGACTGGGGTTATCGCGTGAATGCCTCGATCGCGCTGGGGATGCTGCGCGCCGACCTGGCGGTTCCGGGCACCGCGGTCGAGGTGGAAATCTACGGCGAGCGCCGCAGGGCCGTGGTGCAGGAGAACCGGCCGCTCTGGGACCCCGACAATGCGCGGATGCGGGCATGA
- a CDS encoding glyoxalase superfamily protein, with product MTDTRMLPTVTELKTQARRLRDSLRASGVELSHGAALEQIARQHGARDWNTLHALAGNRLTLRVGDRVKGRYLGQPFTGELRGLSVRGDGTRQRVTLQFDAPVDVVTFDSFSAYRQRVSADIGPDGTSPQRISTGEPQLVVMPA from the coding sequence ATGACCGATACCCGGATGCTTCCCACGGTCACCGAACTGAAAACCCAGGCCCGGCGCCTGCGCGACAGCCTGCGCGCCAGCGGGGTCGAGCTGTCCCACGGCGCGGCGCTGGAGCAGATCGCCCGCCAGCATGGCGCGCGCGACTGGAACACCCTGCATGCGCTGGCGGGAAACCGGCTGACGCTCAGGGTCGGCGACCGGGTGAAGGGCCGCTACCTGGGCCAGCCCTTTACCGGCGAATTGCGCGGCCTGTCGGTGCGGGGCGATGGCACCCGCCAGCGGGTGACGCTGCAATTCGACGCGCCGGTCGATGTCGTCACCTTCGACAGCTTCTCGGCCTACCGCCAGCGGGTCAGCGCCGATATCGGCCCCGACGGCACGTCGCCGCAACGCATCTCGACCGGCGAACCGCAGCTCGTGGTGATGCCGGCCTGA
- a CDS encoding GFA family protein, with translation MRKGSCLCGGISFEIDGEMNPPTACHCSQCRRQSGHVWASAVVAQDALTLTAQDTLRWYRASTTASRGFCGTCGSFLFWKHDDEDTISVALGSIDPPTGLALARHIFVADKGDYYDITDGLPQRAQ, from the coding sequence ATGCGCAAGGGATCATGCCTGTGCGGCGGTATCTCGTTTGAAATCGACGGCGAGATGAACCCGCCCACCGCCTGCCATTGCAGCCAGTGCCGCCGGCAATCGGGCCATGTCTGGGCCTCGGCGGTGGTCGCGCAGGATGCGCTGACGCTCACCGCGCAGGACACCCTGCGCTGGTATCGCGCCAGCACCACCGCCAGCCGCGGCTTCTGCGGCACCTGCGGGTCGTTCCTGTTCTGGAAACATGATGACGAGGACACGATTTCGGTCGCGCTCGGCTCAATCGACCCGCCGACGGGGCTGGCATTGGCCCGCCATATCTTCGTGGCCGACAAGGGCGACTATTACGACATCACCGACGGCTTGCCGCAACGCGCTCAGTAG
- a CDS encoding acetyl-CoA C-acyltransferase, translated as MKDVVIAGAARTPMGGFQGMFDGISAADLGGTAIRAALEGAGAATVDEVLMGCVLPAGQGQAPARQAGFAAGLGEEVPATTLNKMCGSGMKAAMLAFDRIALGHADTMIAGGMESMTNAPYLLPKMRGGARIGHGQVIDHMFLDGLEDAYDTGRLMGTFAEDCAETYQFTREAQDEYALKSLSNALEAQETGAFDGEIAPVVVKTRRGEVTESTDEQPKSARPDKIPTLKPAFRKNGTVTAANASSISDGAAALVLASADAAAAQGLTVRARILGHASHAQAPGLFTTAPVPAARKLLKSIGWSTDDVDLWEVNEAFAVVPMVFMREMGLSRDIVNVNGGACALGHPIGASGARIMVTLLNALEKRGLKRGVAAICIGGGEGTAIAIERA; from the coding sequence ATGAAAGACGTTGTGATCGCCGGGGCAGCGCGGACCCCGATGGGCGGGTTCCAGGGCATGTTTGACGGCATCAGCGCCGCCGATCTGGGCGGCACCGCGATCAGGGCCGCGCTGGAGGGCGCCGGGGCGGCGACCGTGGACGAGGTTCTGATGGGCTGCGTCCTGCCCGCCGGACAGGGCCAGGCCCCGGCGCGCCAGGCCGGGTTTGCCGCCGGCCTGGGCGAAGAGGTGCCGGCGACCACGCTCAACAAGATGTGCGGATCGGGGATGAAGGCGGCGATGCTCGCGTTTGACCGGATCGCGCTGGGCCATGCCGACACCATGATCGCCGGGGGCATGGAAAGCATGACCAACGCGCCCTACCTGCTGCCCAAGATGCGCGGCGGCGCCCGGATCGGGCATGGCCAGGTCATCGATCACATGTTTCTCGACGGGCTCGAGGATGCCTATGACACCGGCCGGCTGATGGGAACATTTGCCGAGGACTGCGCCGAAACCTACCAGTTCACCCGCGAGGCACAGGACGAATACGCGCTGAAATCGCTGTCCAACGCGCTCGAAGCCCAGGAAACCGGCGCCTTCGACGGCGAAATCGCTCCGGTCGTCGTGAAAACCCGCCGGGGCGAGGTGACCGAATCCACCGACGAACAGCCGAAATCGGCCCGGCCCGACAAGATCCCGACCCTGAAACCGGCCTTCCGCAAGAACGGCACCGTGACCGCCGCCAACGCCTCGTCGATCTCGGACGGCGCCGCGGCGCTGGTGCTCGCCTCGGCCGATGCAGCCGCGGCGCAGGGTCTCACGGTGCGCGCCCGCATCCTGGGCCATGCCAGCCACGCCCAGGCCCCCGGCCTGTTCACCACCGCGCCGGTTCCCGCGGCGCGGAAACTGCTGAAATCCATCGGCTGGTCCACGGATGATGTGGACCTGTGGGAGGTCAACGAAGCCTTTGCCGTGGTGCCGATGGTGTTCATGCGGGAAATGGGGCTCTCGCGTGACATCGTGAACGTCAATGGCGGCGCCTGCGCGCTGGGTCACCCGATCGGCGCCTCGGGCGCGCGGATCATGGTCACCCTGCTGAACGCATTGGAAAAACGCGGCCTGAAACGCGGGGTCGCCGCGATCTGCATCGGCGGCGGAGAAGGCACGGCCATCGCCATCGAACGGGCCTGA
- a CDS encoding pseudouridine synthase: MSDETYDPPDDPLAILHDDAEILAVNKPAGLLSVPGRGAHLADCLLARVQAVFPQALLVHRLDRDTSGVIVFALTPHAQRHLGLQFEKRQARKTYLARLAGRLEPRTGTVDLPLTVDWPNRPRQMVCHETGRPAVTDWKVQRYGEDETRVRLMPKTGRSHQLRVHMLALGHPILGDPLYATGAARDHPRLMLHSEELRIRHPDGGRMMRFRAAAAF, from the coding sequence ATGAGCGACGAAACCTATGACCCGCCCGACGACCCGCTGGCGATCCTGCATGACGATGCCGAGATCCTGGCGGTGAACAAGCCCGCCGGGCTGCTGAGCGTGCCGGGGCGGGGCGCGCATCTCGCCGACTGCCTGCTGGCGCGGGTCCAGGCGGTGTTTCCGCAGGCGCTGCTGGTGCACCGGCTGGACCGGGACACGTCGGGCGTGATCGTCTTTGCGCTCACGCCCCACGCCCAGCGCCACCTCGGGCTGCAATTCGAGAAACGGCAGGCCCGCAAGACCTATCTCGCCCGCCTTGCCGGGCGGCTCGAGCCGCGCACCGGCACCGTCGATCTGCCCCTGACCGTGGACTGGCCCAACCGGCCCCGGCAGATGGTCTGCCACGAAACCGGCCGGCCGGCGGTGACCGACTGGAAGGTGCAGCGATACGGCGAGGATGAAACCCGCGTCCGGCTGATGCCGAAAACCGGGCGCAGCCACCAGCTGCGGGTGCATATGCTGGCGCTGGGCCACCCGATCCTGGGCGATCCGCTCTATGCCACCGGCGCGGCGCGGGATCATCCGCGCCTGATGCTGCATTCCGAGGAATTGCGGATCCGGCACCCCGACGGGGGCAGGATGATGCGGTTCCGTGCCGCGGCGGCGTTCTAG
- a CDS encoding helix-turn-helix domain-containing protein: protein MRHDTVQSNTLGADLRALRKSRGLTLSELANRLGRSVGWLSQVERDLSAPSIADLRQISTLLDVPLSLLFGTAAASPDESGHVVRRNARRRIGNRTAGLVEELLSPDLTDDFEMVHSTFEPHSEIETTNIRETQEVGYLVSGRLDLRIGDRDFTIQPGDSFRIRGEPHRWANPYDEPAVAIWVIAPPVY, encoded by the coding sequence ATGCGCCACGACACCGTGCAAAGCAACACGCTGGGGGCCGATCTGCGCGCGCTGCGCAAGTCGCGCGGCCTGACCCTGTCCGAGCTTGCCAACCGGCTCGGTCGCTCGGTCGGCTGGCTGTCCCAGGTCGAACGCGATCTCTCCGCCCCCTCCATCGCCGATCTGCGCCAGATATCGACGCTGCTCGACGTGCCGCTGTCGCTGCTGTTCGGAACCGCCGCCGCATCGCCGGACGAATCCGGCCATGTGGTACGCCGGAACGCGCGGCGCAGGATCGGCAACCGCACCGCCGGACTGGTCGAGGAACTGCTGTCCCCCGACCTGACCGACGACTTCGAGATGGTTCACTCCACGTTCGAACCGCATAGCGAGATCGAGACGACGAATATCCGCGAAACGCAGGAGGTCGGCTACCTGGTCTCGGGCAGGCTCGACCTGCGGATCGGCGACCGGGATTTCACCATCCAGCCCGGCGACAGTTTCCGCATTCGCGGCGAACCCCACCGCTGGGCCAACCCTTATGACGAACCGGCCGTGGCGATCTGGGTGATCGCCCCGCCGGTCTACTGA
- a CDS encoding nuclear transport factor 2 family protein, which translates to MHPTIERMQDIVAKGDETLIAGILAENVRFLPPTYWKTWTGREPVAAVLGHVGQVFSEFRYRRVMGDGNDWALEFQCKVGDLDAVGVDLITLDDDGLIAVFEVVMRPYKTVGALRDAMNARVMTDARFLKFRHALS; encoded by the coding sequence ATGCACCCAACCATCGAACGCATGCAGGACATCGTCGCCAAGGGCGACGAGACGCTGATTGCCGGCATCTTGGCCGAAAATGTCCGGTTCCTGCCGCCGACCTACTGGAAGACCTGGACCGGGCGCGAACCGGTGGCGGCGGTGCTGGGCCATGTCGGGCAGGTGTTTTCCGAATTCCGCTATCGTCGGGTGATGGGCGACGGCAATGACTGGGCGCTGGAGTTCCAGTGCAAGGTCGGTGATCTCGACGCCGTGGGCGTGGACCTGATCACGCTCGACGATGACGGGCTGATCGCGGTTTTCGAGGTGGTCATGCGCCCCTACAAGACGGTGGGCGCGCTGCGCGACGCGATGAACGCGCGGGTGATGACCGACGCGCGGTTCCTGAAGTTCCGCCACGCGCTGAGCTGA
- a CDS encoding GcvT family protein yields the protein MANLPDRARAVIIGGGVVGCSVAYHLTRLGWTDVVLLERKQLTSGTTWHAAGLIGQLRASSNMTKLARYSAELYAGLEAETGVATGLRQTGSISVALTEDRKEELFRNAAMARAFGVPVEEISPAEVAARYEHLNIEGVRAGVWLPTDGQGDPANIALALARGARQRGAVVAEQVRVTGIPRRGRRVTGVDYDGPGGPGHIACEAVVNCAGMWGREVGRMAGVNVPLQACEHFYIVSEPIAGLEPLPVLRVPDECAYYKEDAGKMMLGAFEPVAKPWGMAGIPENFEFDQLPEDFDHFEPILEMAVNRLPMLAEAGIHTFFNGPESFTPDDAYHLGLAPEMDNVWVAAGFNSIGIQSAGGAGMALAQWMEDGSKPFDLGDVDISRMQPFQGNRRYLIERATETLGLLYADHYPFRQKATARGVRRTPFHDRLADRGAVFGEIAGWERANWFATDGQDRDYRYAWGRQNWFGNTAAEHRAVRENVGMYDMSSFGKLRVEGPDAEDLLNHVSGADMSVPAGRIVYTQFLNERGGIEADVTVTRLSETVYLVVTPAATRLADQTWLRRHAGDRRLVITDVTAAEGVLAVMGPNARRLMQAVSPADFSNEANPFGTAQDIELGFGLARAHRVSYVGELGWEIYVSADMALHAFDTLAEAGAGMGLTLCGMHMMDSCRIEKGFRHFGHDITCEDHVLEAGLGFAVKTGKPGFIGRDAVLRKRDEGLQTRMLQFRLSDPEPLLYHNEPVLRDGEIVGYLSSGAYGHHLGAAMGMGYVPCAGESPESVLASSYEIDVAGTRVAAFASLRPMYDPKSERVRM from the coding sequence ATGGCAAATCTTCCCGACAGGGCCCGCGCGGTGATCATCGGCGGCGGTGTCGTCGGCTGTTCCGTCGCCTATCACCTGACCCGGCTGGGCTGGACCGATGTGGTGCTGCTGGAACGCAAGCAGCTGACATCGGGCACGACCTGGCATGCCGCCGGGCTGATCGGGCAGTTGCGCGCCTCGTCGAACATGACCAAGCTGGCGCGCTATTCCGCCGAGCTCTATGCCGGGCTGGAGGCGGAAACCGGGGTTGCCACCGGGTTGCGGCAAACGGGGTCGATCTCGGTCGCGCTGACCGAGGACCGCAAGGAGGAACTGTTCCGCAATGCGGCCATGGCGCGCGCATTCGGCGTGCCGGTCGAGGAGATTTCTCCCGCCGAGGTTGCCGCGCGTTACGAACACCTGAACATCGAGGGGGTCAGGGCCGGGGTCTGGCTGCCCACCGACGGGCAGGGCGATCCCGCGAATATCGCGCTGGCGCTGGCCCGGGGGGCGCGGCAGCGTGGCGCGGTGGTGGCCGAGCAGGTCAGGGTGACCGGCATTCCGCGGCGCGGCCGACGCGTGACCGGGGTCGATTATGACGGGCCCGGCGGGCCTGGGCATATCGCCTGCGAGGCGGTGGTGAACTGTGCCGGCATGTGGGGGCGCGAGGTGGGCCGGATGGCCGGGGTGAACGTCCCGCTGCAGGCCTGCGAACATTTCTACATCGTGTCCGAGCCGATCGCGGGGCTGGAACCGCTGCCTGTGCTGCGCGTGCCGGACGAATGCGCCTATTACAAGGAGGATGCCGGCAAGATGATGCTGGGCGCCTTCGAGCCCGTGGCCAAGCCCTGGGGCATGGCCGGCATTCCCGAGAATTTCGAGTTCGACCAGCTGCCCGAGGATTTCGACCATTTCGAACCGATCCTGGAAATGGCGGTGAACCGCCTGCCGATGCTGGCCGAGGCCGGGATTCATACCTTTTTCAACGGGCCCGAGAGTTTTACCCCGGACGATGCCTATCATCTCGGGCTGGCGCCCGAGATGGACAATGTCTGGGTCGCCGCCGGGTTCAACTCGATCGGCATCCAGTCGGCGGGCGGCGCCGGGATGGCGCTGGCGCAATGGATGGAGGACGGGTCGAAACCGTTCGATCTGGGCGACGTGGACATTTCCCGGATGCAGCCGTTCCAGGGCAACCGCCGCTATCTCATCGAGCGGGCGACGGAAACGCTGGGTCTGCTCTATGCCGATCACTACCCCTTTCGCCAGAAGGCCACCGCGCGCGGGGTGCGGCGGACGCCGTTCCACGACCGGCTGGCGGATCGCGGCGCGGTGTTCGGTGAAATCGCCGGATGGGAACGCGCCAACTGGTTCGCGACGGACGGCCAGGATCGCGACTACCGGTATGCCTGGGGCCGTCAGAACTGGTTCGGCAACACCGCCGCCGAACACCGCGCCGTGCGCGAAAATGTCGGCATGTACGACATGTCGTCCTTTGGCAAACTGCGCGTCGAGGGCCCCGATGCCGAGGATCTGCTGAACCATGTCAGCGGCGCGGACATGTCGGTGCCAGCAGGCAGGATCGTCTACACCCAGTTCCTGAACGAGCGCGGCGGGATCGAGGCCGACGTGACCGTGACCCGCCTGTCCGAGACGGTCTATCTGGTGGTGACCCCGGCGGCAACGCGGCTGGCCGACCAGACCTGGCTGCGCCGCCATGCCGGCGACCGCCGCTTGGTGATCACCGATGTGACCGCCGCCGAGGGCGTGCTGGCGGTGATGGGTCCGAATGCGCGCAGGCTGATGCAGGCCGTGTCGCCGGCCGATTTCTCGAACGAGGCCAACCCGTTCGGCACCGCGCAGGACATTGAGCTGGGGTTTGGGCTGGCCCGCGCGCACCGGGTTTCCTATGTGGGCGAACTGGGCTGGGAAATCTATGTCAGCGCCGACATGGCGTTGCATGCTTTCGATACCCTGGCCGAGGCCGGGGCCGGGATGGGGCTGACGCTCTGCGGGATGCACATGATGGATAGCTGCCGGATCGAGAAGGGGTTTCGCCATTTCGGCCATGACATCACCTGCGAAGACCATGTGCTCGAGGCCGGGCTCGGCTTTGCGGTCAAAACCGGCAAGCCCGGTTTCATCGGCCGCGACGCGGTGCTGCGTAAGCGTGACGAGGGGTTGCAGACCCGGATGCTCCAGTTCCGCCTGAGTGACCCCGAGCCGCTCCTCTATCACAACGAACCGGTCCTTCGCGATGGCGAGATCGTCGGCTATCTCAGCTCGGGCGCCTATGGGCACCACCTGGGTGCCGCGATGGGCATGGGCTATGTCCCCTGCGCCGGGGAAAGCCCCGAAAGCGTGCTGGCCTCGAGCTATGAAATCGACGTGGCGGGAACGCGGGTTGCAGCCTTCGCGTCGCTCAGACCCATGTATGATCCGAAATCCGAACGGGTGCGGATGTAG
- the rarD gene encoding EamA family transporter RarD yields the protein MTAPLENRDTPAGLGFALSAYLMWGFLPIYMKWVSHIPPAEVVAHRILWSVPVAALLLVLLRRTRDLTDALRNPRMLAMACVTATLITINWGIYVWAISVDRALDAALGYYINPLFSVALGAILLGEKLTRAQLIAIALAAAAVVVLTIEAGTLPWAAVGLTLSWGFYALFKKSLPIGPNQGFLLEVLILLLPALAYMLWLSGTGRSHFAVGNAQDTWLLLGCGVVSAVPLIVYANGAKLLRLSTIGILQYIAPTLIFLVAVFLFGEEFSGARLIAFPMIWAALVIYSISLLRQLRRVPG from the coding sequence ATGACCGCGCCGCTGGAGAACCGGGACACCCCCGCCGGGCTGGGGTTCGCGCTGAGCGCCTACCTGATGTGGGGGTTCCTGCCAATCTACATGAAATGGGTGTCGCACATCCCGCCGGCCGAAGTGGTCGCGCACCGGATCCTGTGGTCGGTGCCGGTGGCGGCGCTGCTGCTCGTCCTGCTGCGCCGCACGCGCGACCTGACCGACGCGCTGCGCAACCCGCGCATGCTGGCCATGGCCTGTGTCACCGCCACGCTGATCACTATTAACTGGGGCATCTATGTCTGGGCCATTTCGGTCGATCGGGCGCTCGACGCGGCGCTGGGATATTACATCAACCCGCTGTTCAGCGTGGCGCTGGGCGCGATCCTGCTGGGCGAAAAACTGACGCGGGCCCAGTTGATCGCCATCGCGCTGGCCGCCGCCGCCGTCGTGGTGCTGACGATCGAGGCCGGCACGCTGCCCTGGGCAGCGGTCGGACTGACCCTGAGCTGGGGCTTCTACGCCCTGTTCAAGAAATCCCTGCCGATCGGCCCGAACCAGGGGTTCCTGCTCGAGGTCCTGATCCTGCTGCTGCCGGCACTGGCCTATATGCTGTGGCTGTCAGGCACCGGCCGGAGCCATTTTGCGGTTGGAAACGCACAGGACACCTGGCTGCTTCTGGGCTGCGGCGTGGTGTCGGCGGTGCCGCTGATCGTCTATGCCAACGGCGCCAAGCTGCTGCGCCTGTCCACCATCGGCATCCTGCAATACATCGCGCCGACCCTGATCTTTCTCGTCGCGGTGTTCCTGTTCGGAGAAGAATTCAGCGGCGCGCGGCTGATCGCCTTTCCGATGATCTGGGCCGCGCTGGTGATCTATTCCATATCGCTGCTGCGACAGTTGCGGCGGGTGCCGGGCTGA
- a CDS encoding alpha-1,2-fucosyltransferase encodes MITARLHGRLGNQMFQYAAAAGLAARLDVPVAIDGRGAERRGEGVLTRVFDLPLVDPDPLPPLRQDAVSRYLLWRYSGAAPRFRRERGLGYNPAVESWEDGCYLHGYWQSERYFAHAADRIRRDFAFPAFSNAQNAEMAARIGESLSVSLHVRRGDYLTLGAHVLCDQAYYDAALARVLDGLDGEPTVFVFSDDPGWARDNLPLPCPRVVVDFNGPDTDFEDMRLMSLCDHNIIGNSSFSWWAAWLNANAAKRVTGPGRWFGNPKLSNPDILPDGWMRIDVQGGR; translated from the coding sequence GTGATCACCGCCCGCCTGCATGGCCGCCTCGGCAACCAGATGTTCCAATATGCCGCCGCCGCTGGCCTGGCGGCGCGTCTGGATGTGCCGGTTGCCATCGACGGCCGTGGCGCCGAACGGCGCGGCGAAGGCGTGCTGACCCGCGTGTTCGACTTGCCGCTGGTCGATCCCGACCCCCTGCCGCCACTGCGCCAGGACGCGGTGTCGCGCTACCTGCTGTGGCGTTACTCGGGCGCCGCGCCGCGATTCCGCCGCGAACGCGGGCTGGGCTACAACCCGGCGGTCGAAAGCTGGGAGGATGGCTGCTACCTGCACGGCTACTGGCAGTCGGAACGCTATTTCGCCCATGCCGCCGACCGGATCCGGCGCGATTTTGCCTTTCCGGCCTTTTCGAATGCGCAGAATGCCGAGATGGCGGCGCGGATCGGCGAGAGCCTGTCGGTCTCGCTGCATGTGCGGCGCGGCGATTACCTGACGCTGGGGGCGCATGTCCTGTGCGACCAGGCCTATTACGATGCGGCGCTGGCGCGGGTGCTCGACGGTCTGGACGGCGAGCCCACCGTTTTCGTCTTTTCCGACGATCCCGGCTGGGCGCGGGACAACCTGCCGCTGCCCTGCCCCAGGGTGGTGGTGGATTTCAACGGGCCGGACACCGATTTCGAGGACATGCGCCTGATGAGCCTGTGCGATCACAACATCATCGGCAATTCGTCGTTTTCGTGGTGGGCGGCATGGCTGAACGCCAACGCAGCCAAACGCGTCACCGGTCCGGGCCGCTGGTTCGGCAACCCGAAACTGTCCAATCCCGACATCCTGCCCGACGGCTGGATGCGCATCGACGTCCAGGGCGGGCGCTAG